A genomic segment from Streptomyces sp. NBC_01233 encodes:
- a CDS encoding IS3 family transposase, giving the protein MISDQRTGHGIPHTVSCRALGVSEAWFYKWRRRPAEPTKREVRRAMLEERITYFFRRSGETYGSPRITLDLWAEGWQVSVNTVAEIMAELGLQGRKPPRRRRSLTRQGKRKAAPDLVHRHFDAVSPNVLWVGDMTEIETGEGKLYLATVIDLFSRRLLGYAMGAHHDAALVAASLKMAATTRGGDVDGVIFHSDRGSEYTSQAYNELCDRLGVVQSMGRVGSALDNAAAESFNSLIKVEYIHRHRFATRTEARLKIATWTPASTTCAADTPRPAGYRRWSSNRSSAKHAPATIRRTWPHKEGLYASRGLTTRRSPRTGGRHASRHATTRHGCCAPCLNRRTAKSGSSRQATLTSW; this is encoded by the coding sequence GTGATCAGCGACCAGAGGACCGGGCACGGCATCCCGCACACTGTCTCCTGCCGCGCGCTCGGCGTATCCGAGGCGTGGTTCTACAAGTGGCGACGCCGCCCGGCCGAGCCGACGAAACGCGAGGTCAGACGGGCGATGCTGGAGGAGAGGATCACGTACTTCTTCCGCCGCTCGGGCGAGACCTACGGGTCACCGAGGATCACGCTGGACCTGTGGGCCGAGGGCTGGCAGGTCTCGGTGAACACGGTCGCCGAGATCATGGCCGAGCTCGGGCTCCAGGGCCGTAAACCGCCCCGCAGGCGCCGCTCGCTGACCCGGCAGGGCAAGCGCAAAGCGGCCCCTGACCTGGTGCACCGTCACTTCGACGCGGTCTCCCCAAACGTCCTATGGGTGGGCGATATGACCGAAATCGAGACCGGGGAGGGAAAGTTGTACCTGGCCACGGTCATCGACCTGTTCTCGCGCCGACTGCTCGGCTATGCGATGGGTGCGCATCACGACGCTGCCCTGGTCGCCGCGTCGCTGAAGATGGCCGCCACCACGCGCGGTGGCGATGTGGACGGCGTGATCTTCCACTCCGACCGCGGCAGCGAATACACCAGTCAGGCGTACAACGAGCTGTGTGACCGGCTGGGCGTGGTGCAGTCCATGGGGCGGGTCGGGTCGGCGCTGGACAACGCCGCCGCGGAGTCGTTCAACTCGCTGATCAAGGTCGAGTACATCCACCGGCACCGGTTCGCCACCCGGACCGAGGCCCGGCTGAAGATCGCCACCTGGACACCGGCTTCTACAACATGCGCCGCAGACACTCCGCGGCCGGCGGGCTACCGCCGGTGGAGTTCGAACAGATCATCAGCGAAGCACGCGCCAGCCACCATCAGGAGGACCTGGCCGCATAAGGAAGGTCTCTACGCTTCCAGGGGATTGACAACAAGAAGGTCACCCCGCACTGGGGGCAGGCATGCAAGCCGGCATGCGACCACGCGGCATGGCTGCTGTGCTCCCTGCTTGAACCGTCGAACCGCAAAATCTGGGAGCTCTCGACAGGCGACCCTCACCAGCTGGTGA
- a CDS encoding pirin family protein translates to MSNLDRQPALSACGGRGFVVAEPVRELLSPRTVKLGESTEVRRLLPNLGRRMVGAWCFVDHYGPDDIADEPGMQVAPHPHSGLQTVSWLHEGEVLHRDSEGSLETIRPRELGLMTSGRGISHSEESPRPHARFLHGAQLWVALPDAHRNVEPHFQHHAELPHVTAPGLTATVILGTLDTATSPGTAYTPIVGADLTLTAGTETRLPLDPDFEYAVLSMSGEAHVDGVPLLPGSMLYLGCGRTELPLRASSDAGLMLLGGEPFEEEIVMFWNWIGRSHEDIAQAREEWMNGTRFGEVKGYDGPPLPAPDLPPAHLKPRGRVR, encoded by the coding sequence ATGAGCAATCTCGATCGCCAGCCCGCTCTCTCCGCCTGCGGCGGCCGCGGCTTCGTCGTGGCCGAGCCGGTGCGCGAGCTCCTCAGCCCGCGCACGGTCAAGCTCGGAGAGTCCACCGAGGTCCGCCGACTCCTGCCGAACCTGGGCCGCCGCATGGTGGGTGCCTGGTGCTTCGTGGACCACTACGGCCCGGACGACATCGCCGACGAGCCCGGCATGCAGGTCGCGCCCCATCCCCACTCGGGCCTGCAGACCGTGAGCTGGCTCCACGAGGGAGAGGTGCTCCACCGCGACAGCGAGGGCAGCCTCGAGACGATCCGCCCGCGCGAGCTGGGCCTGATGACCTCCGGCCGCGGCATCAGCCACTCCGAGGAGAGCCCGCGCCCGCACGCCCGCTTCCTCCACGGCGCCCAGCTGTGGGTGGCCCTGCCGGACGCCCACCGGAACGTGGAGCCGCACTTCCAGCACCACGCGGAACTCCCGCACGTCACGGCCCCGGGACTGACGGCGACGGTCATCCTGGGCACCCTGGACACGGCGACCTCGCCCGGCACGGCGTACACCCCGATCGTGGGCGCGGACCTGACCCTCACGGCGGGCACCGAGACCCGCCTCCCGCTCGACCCGGACTTCGAGTACGCGGTCCTGTCGATGTCGGGCGAAGCCCACGTCGACGGCGTCCCGCTCCTCCCGGGCTCGATGCTCTACCTGGGCTGCGGCCGCACGGAACTCCCCCTGCGCGCCTCGTCGGACGCGGGCCTGATGCTCCTGGGCGGCGAGCCGTTCGAGGAGGAGATCGTGATGTTCTGGAACTGGATTGGCCGCTCCCATGAGGATATCGCACAGGCCCGCGAGGAGTGGATGAATGGGACCAGATTCGGCGAGGTGAAGGGGTATGACGGCCCTCCGCTTCCGGCTCCTGACCTGCCACCGGCCCATCTCAAACCACGCGGCCGAGTGCGCTGA
- a CDS encoding SDR family oxidoreductase, which yields MHERLGVEGLPVDRVRGPERGARRTGRLERLVEEITREGGTAAFRTLDVTDAADMRAFVDAACREYGRIDALVNNAGVMPLSPLTALRTDEWDRMIDVNVRGVLHGIAAALPVMRAQGGGHIVNIASVGAYEVSPTAAVYCATKFAVRAISEVLRQESGGDVRVTLVSPGVTESELADGISDPEAREAMKAYRAVALPASAVAEAIAYAVSQPPEVDVNEIVVRPAASAR from the coding sequence GTGCACGAGCGCCTTGGCGTCGAGGGTCTTCCCGTAGACCGTGTGCGCGGACCAGAGCGCGGTGCACGTCGTACCGGTCGGCTGGAACGGCTGGTCGAGGAGATCACCCGGGAGGGCGGCACCGCCGCCTTCCGGACGCTGGACGTCACCGACGCGGCGGACATGCGCGCGTTCGTCGATGCGGCGTGCCGCGAGTACGGCCGGATCGACGCCCTCGTGAACAACGCGGGGGTGATGCCCCTCTCCCCGCTGACAGCGCTCCGTACCGACGAGTGGGACCGCATGATCGACGTGAACGTGCGGGGCGTCCTGCACGGGATCGCCGCCGCCCTGCCGGTGATGCGCGCACAGGGCGGCGGGCACATCGTGAACATCGCCTCCGTCGGCGCCTACGAGGTCTCCCCCACCGCCGCCGTCTACTGCGCCACCAAGTTCGCCGTCCGCGCGATCTCCGAGGTCCTGCGGCAGGAGTCCGGCGGGGACGTCCGGGTCACCCTCGTCTCCCCCGGCGTGACCGAGTCCGAACTCGCGGACGGCATCTCCGATCCGGAAGCCCGGGAGGCGATGAAGGCCTACCGCGCCGTGGCACTGCCGGCCTCGGCCGTCGCGGAGGCGATCGCCTACGCCGTTTCCCAGCCGCCGGAGGTCGACGTGAACGAGATCGTCGTCCGGCCGGCCGCGAGCGCCCGGTGA
- a CDS encoding DUF6114 domain-containing protein has product MLLSRGRRWQRWRRSRPFWGGLLAILAGTWICVLPLAPLKIMLQQGVAGIPSVLMGIVMIVLGLTTWFSPAQRTLAGVLTTLIATAALVLSNLGGFLIGTLLGILGGGLMFAWQPYAAPRAAPRTGEPKSAAESVSGTGNAESAVGAAATAAPPPPTSHHDPQGAQP; this is encoded by the coding sequence ATGCTTCTGAGCCGTGGGCGGCGGTGGCAACGGTGGCGGCGCAGCAGACCCTTCTGGGGCGGGCTGCTCGCGATCCTTGCCGGGACGTGGATCTGCGTCCTGCCGCTGGCGCCGCTGAAGATCATGCTCCAGCAGGGGGTGGCGGGGATCCCGTCCGTCCTGATGGGCATCGTGATGATCGTGCTCGGCCTCACCACCTGGTTCTCTCCCGCTCAGCGCACGCTCGCGGGCGTCCTCACCACCCTGATCGCCACGGCCGCGCTGGTCCTGTCGAATCTGGGCGGTTTCCTGATCGGCACCCTGCTCGGCATTCTCGGCGGCGGCCTGATGTTCGCGTGGCAGCCGTACGCCGCCCCGCGCGCGGCCCCGCGCACCGGGGAACCGAAGTCCGCGGCGGAGTCCGTGTCAGGCACCGGGAACGCGGAGTCCGCCGTGGGCGCCGCGGCGACCGCCGCGCCCCCTCCCCCCACCTCGCACCACGATCCCCAAGGAGCACAGCCATGA
- a CDS encoding methyltransferase: protein MTTPFGSYELTRFPEDPRDRLRAWDAADEYLLRHLDSGTGERGPVDLASAGQITVLGDRWGTLTTALAAYRPTQITDSALTRSATAANLDRNGIGTAKATVTLLTTQDPPPGKIDVLLVRVPKSLALLEDQLYRLAPHVHAGTVVVGAGMVKEIHTSTLRLFEKILGPTKTSLAEKKARLIFCTPGTPGATRPTTPGPWPLTYTVDEDAGSGSGLTVVNHAGIFCADRLDVGTRFFLQNLPTNTDGARVVDLGCGNGVVGTAVQVHDPDAEVVFTDESYQAVASAQATYRANVREGRRTAEFLVGDGVAMLPPASVDLVLSNPPFHSHQATTDATALRMFAQSRKVLRPGGELWIVANRHMGYHTHLRRLFGNSEVVASEPKFVVLRAVKQDRPRPM from the coding sequence CTGACCACACCCTTCGGCTCCTACGAGCTCACCCGCTTCCCCGAGGACCCGCGCGACCGGCTCCGTGCCTGGGACGCGGCCGACGAGTACCTGCTGCGCCACCTCGACTCCGGTACCGGGGAGCGCGGGCCGGTGGATCTGGCCTCCGCCGGCCAGATCACGGTGCTCGGGGACCGCTGGGGGACGCTGACGACGGCGCTCGCCGCGTACCGCCCGACGCAGATCACCGACTCCGCCCTCACCCGCTCCGCCACCGCGGCCAACCTGGACCGCAACGGGATCGGGACGGCGAAGGCGACGGTGACCCTGCTGACCACGCAGGACCCGCCGCCCGGGAAGATCGACGTCCTGCTGGTGCGCGTGCCCAAGAGCCTGGCGCTGCTGGAGGACCAGCTGTACCGGCTGGCCCCGCACGTGCACGCGGGCACCGTCGTGGTCGGCGCCGGCATGGTCAAGGAGATCCACACCTCCACGCTGCGCCTCTTCGAGAAGATCCTCGGCCCCACGAAGACCTCGCTCGCCGAGAAGAAGGCCCGGCTGATCTTCTGCACGCCGGGCACTCCCGGGGCGACCCGCCCCACGACTCCCGGGCCGTGGCCGCTGACGTACACCGTGGACGAGGACGCGGGGTCGGGCTCCGGCCTGACCGTCGTCAACCACGCCGGGATCTTCTGCGCCGACCGGCTCGACGTCGGCACCCGCTTCTTCCTGCAGAACCTGCCGACCAACACCGACGGGGCCCGGGTCGTGGACCTCGGCTGCGGCAACGGCGTCGTCGGCACGGCGGTCCAGGTCCACGACCCGGACGCCGAGGTCGTCTTCACCGACGAGTCGTACCAGGCGGTCGCCTCGGCGCAGGCCACGTACCGGGCGAACGTCCGCGAGGGGCGGCGGACCGCGGAGTTCCTCGTCGGCGACGGGGTGGCCATGCTGCCGCCCGCGTCCGTGGACCTGGTGCTGAGCAATCCGCCCTTCCACTCCCACCAGGCCACCACGGACGCCACGGCGCTGCGCATGTTCGCGCAGTCGCGCAAGGTGCTGCGGCCCGGCGGCGAGCTGTGGATCGTCGCGAACCGGCACATGGGCTACCACACCCACCTGCGCCGGCTCTTCGGCAACAGCGAAGTCGTCGCGAGCGAGCCGAAGTTCGTGGTCCTGCGGGCGGTCAAGCAGGATCGTCCGCGGCCCATGTGA
- a CDS encoding nuclear transport factor 2 family protein, with translation MTPVGRDGAEVAPKAAAYDGPVRRLRNLEDKEALRTLLIRGWRALDRKDWQTWIDCWAEDAVLEFGPWGETRGKEAIRATVEEAESPYPGMQHHLLNMHFEVEGDRASGIGHMWFVAVTSSVTTSAAYAMGGPYAWEFRRGPDGWLLVRQRLGVLWTGGEDALRAFEPEIPLPGGEPRGQARPHV, from the coding sequence GTGACCCCCGTCGGGAGGGACGGCGCCGAGGTGGCGCCCAAGGCCGCCGCGTACGACGGCCCGGTCCGGAGACTGCGGAACCTGGAGGACAAGGAGGCTCTGCGCACCCTCCTGATCCGCGGCTGGCGGGCACTGGACCGCAAGGACTGGCAGACCTGGATCGACTGCTGGGCCGAGGACGCGGTGCTGGAGTTCGGTCCGTGGGGCGAGACCCGCGGGAAGGAGGCGATCCGGGCGACGGTGGAAGAGGCGGAATCGCCCTACCCGGGCATGCAGCACCACCTCCTCAACATGCACTTCGAGGTGGAGGGCGACCGGGCGAGCGGCATCGGCCACATGTGGTTCGTCGCGGTCACCTCGTCCGTGACGACCTCCGCCGCCTACGCCATGGGCGGCCCGTACGCATGGGAGTTCCGCCGCGGGCCGGACGGCTGGCTCCTGGTCCGCCAACGGCTCGGCGTCCTGTGGACCGGCGGGGAGGACGCGCTCAGGGCCTTCGAGCCGGAAATTCCGTTGCCCGGCGGGGAGCCGAGGGGTCAAGCTCGCCCTCATGTCTGA
- a CDS encoding MerR family transcriptional regulator, with protein MSSQVEDGSGGGRYRREDVARAAGVKVRNLRYYQERGLLPPPRREGRIAWYSDDHLTRLRLISDLLGRGYTVNGIGELLQAWEEGGGLSRLLGLEREMTRDWVQEEPVTMSLAELRELFGPTATAADTRRAAELGYVRVDGDRVTHPSRRLLDATLTLVRLGVPLAEILDVGEFVQTQAATVADRFVGLFRRHVIGAEGAEGLERLSATQLQHITAAVAALRPVAGEVVATEFARAMARRVDAEVAELLRTEQ; from the coding sequence GTGAGCAGCCAGGTGGAGGACGGGAGCGGTGGCGGGCGCTACCGCCGGGAGGACGTGGCCCGGGCGGCCGGCGTCAAGGTGCGCAACCTGCGCTACTACCAGGAGCGCGGACTGCTGCCGCCGCCGCGCCGGGAGGGCCGGATCGCCTGGTACTCCGACGACCACCTGACCCGGCTGCGCCTGATCAGCGACCTGCTGGGGCGCGGCTACACGGTCAACGGGATCGGGGAGCTGCTGCAGGCGTGGGAAGAGGGCGGCGGCCTGTCCCGACTGCTGGGCCTGGAACGGGAGATGACCCGGGACTGGGTGCAGGAGGAGCCGGTGACGATGAGCCTGGCCGAGCTGCGGGAGCTGTTCGGCCCGACGGCGACCGCGGCGGACACCCGGCGGGCGGCGGAGCTGGGCTACGTGAGGGTCGACGGGGACCGGGTCACGCACCCGAGCCGCCGGCTGCTGGACGCGACGCTGACGCTGGTGCGCCTGGGGGTGCCGCTGGCGGAGATCCTGGACGTCGGGGAGTTCGTACAGACGCAGGCGGCGACGGTCGCGGACCGGTTCGTCGGGCTGTTCCGGCGGCATGTGATCGGTGCGGAGGGGGCGGAGGGGCTGGAGCGGCTTTCGGCCACGCAGCTCCAGCACATCACCGCGGCGGTGGCGGCGCTGCGGCCGGTGGCCGGGGAGGTCGTGGCCACGGAGTTCGCCCGGGCGATGGCGCGGCGGGTGGACGCGGAGGTCGCCGAACTGCTGCGTACGGAGCAGTAG
- a CDS encoding LysR family transcriptional regulator, with protein sequence MDAAGKGGSGVSRVLHGGSRFCFVDLNAVRTFVAVADTGQYQAAADDLRITQQGASKRVASLEKELGVRLFTRIARGVQLTVDGQALLPRARELLRAAERFTAAVAPGRRPLRIDVVGRRIAPSTILRDFYQQHPDIELDVVTLANADATSALAEISSGTLDATFRSLRDSSGAVPQGLRSSRVIDDRHELLVGPRHPLANAKSVTLAELTRHPIWMPGMADAEPMGYYEDLANAFGLTIDTIGPSFGVEALLTEIAHSTQLATFVGEGSRYLWPESYKLCRIPVVNPTPVYPLSVIWRTSNPHPVLANFLEYLHARYRATARDDVWTPDWAR encoded by the coding sequence ATGGACGCCGCCGGTAAAGGAGGGAGCGGTGTTTCTCGCGTCCTCCATGGGGGGAGTAGGTTCTGTTTTGTGGATCTCAATGCCGTTCGTACCTTCGTCGCCGTTGCCGACACCGGCCAGTACCAAGCCGCTGCCGACGATCTGAGGATCACCCAGCAGGGGGCCTCGAAACGAGTGGCGAGCCTGGAAAAGGAACTCGGCGTACGGCTCTTCACACGAATCGCCAGAGGTGTCCAGCTCACCGTCGACGGGCAGGCACTGCTACCCCGCGCCCGTGAACTGCTCCGTGCCGCCGAGCGCTTCACAGCAGCCGTAGCCCCGGGTCGCAGGCCACTGCGGATCGATGTCGTCGGCCGCAGGATCGCGCCCTCCACCATCCTTCGGGACTTCTACCAGCAGCACCCCGACATCGAGCTCGATGTCGTCACCCTGGCCAACGCCGACGCCACGTCGGCGCTGGCCGAGATCAGTTCCGGAACCTTGGACGCCACGTTCAGATCTCTACGGGATTCCAGCGGCGCCGTCCCTCAGGGACTCCGGTCATCGCGTGTCATCGACGACCGTCACGAACTCCTGGTCGGCCCACGGCATCCGTTGGCGAACGCCAAGTCCGTGACCCTGGCCGAGCTCACCCGTCACCCCATCTGGATGCCCGGCATGGCTGATGCCGAGCCGATGGGCTACTACGAAGATCTCGCGAACGCGTTCGGACTCACCATCGACACGATAGGGCCGAGCTTCGGCGTCGAAGCGCTCCTCACCGAGATCGCCCATTCAACCCAGCTCGCCACCTTCGTCGGCGAAGGCTCACGGTACCTCTGGCCGGAAAGCTACAAGCTCTGCCGGATCCCCGTCGTCAACCCCACCCCCGTCTACCCTCTCTCGGTGATCTGGCGAACGAGCAATCCCCACCCCGTCCTCGCCAACTTCCTCGAATACCTCCATGCCAGGTACCGGGCGACAGCCCGCGATGACGTGTGGACCCCGGACTGGGCGCGCTGA
- a CDS encoding transposase, producing MAEKRRKLDAEFREGAVRIVTETGKPLAQVARELGINETTLASWVSRARRNGAAAGGRGESVQEELERLRRRSTELTKENKELAMERDVLKRCMVLWVK from the coding sequence ATGGCGGAGAAGAGGCGGAAGTTAGACGCGGAGTTCCGTGAGGGGGCTGTGCGAATCGTGACCGAGACGGGCAAGCCGCTCGCGCAGGTCGCGAGGGAGCTGGGGATCAACGAGACCACGTTGGCCAGCTGGGTCTCCCGCGCCCGGCGGAACGGTGCGGCTGCTGGCGGGCGGGGCGAGAGCGTCCAGGAGGAACTGGAGCGACTGCGCAGGCGCAGCACCGAGCTGACCAAAGAGAACAAGGAACTGGCCATGGAGCGTGATGTCCTCAAACGCTGCATGGTCCTGTGGGTGAAGTAG
- a CDS encoding DUF6221 family protein — protein sequence MLLFLGPADHIARFGPARVLAEATVKRGIVDAHECRQGMTPLTANQNGLRAPLSTCLYRFMSTTSTAAKSGASDERACLGV from the coding sequence TTGCTTCTCTTCCTCGGCCCTGCAGATCACATCGCACGCTTCGGTCCGGCGCGAGTCCTCGCCGAGGCCACAGTCAAGCGGGGAATCGTGGACGCCCACGAATGCCGACAGGGGATGACGCCGCTGACGGCCAACCAGAACGGACTGCGCGCACCGCTGTCCACCTGCTTGTATCGGTTTATGTCGACCACGTCGACTGCCGCGAAGAGTGGCGCTTCTGACGAACGGGCATGCCTCGGTGTGTGA
- a CDS encoding tetratricopeptide repeat protein: MNAPATYFEHGTAAERWARARLFFDAKEYATAARILDGLAGEVPEQLAPRLLLARAYYHSAQLSRAEQELRAILERWPVEDYAQLMLGRTLERLGRAAEARPYLRVAAAMAGDFPE; encoded by the coding sequence ATGAACGCGCCGGCGACGTACTTCGAGCACGGAACGGCAGCCGAGCGCTGGGCGCGCGCCCGGCTCTTCTTCGATGCGAAGGAGTACGCGACGGCCGCCCGCATCCTGGACGGGCTGGCGGGCGAGGTGCCCGAGCAGCTGGCGCCCCGGCTGCTGCTGGCCCGCGCCTACTACCACTCCGCCCAGCTCTCCCGCGCCGAGCAAGAGCTCCGCGCCATCCTGGAGCGCTGGCCGGTGGAGGACTATGCGCAGCTGATGCTCGGTCGCACGCTGGAGCGCCTGGGCCGGGCCGCCGAGGCCCGCCCGTACCTGCGGGTGGCCGCGGCGATGGCGGGCGACTTCCCGGAGTAG
- a CDS encoding DUF6230 family protein, with product MTGSPHLSDSSDERSGSGRVRWRRFAALTVPAVAVTAGLGIALAQGVLAASFAVSGQQFKVSASSLEGEGFAQYGSVDVNAREELIPVAVTAIREARLHNLCQSVVTTLPVVGDISLNLTAGRKAPVEASNLFVDATQLAGDAVFSNIEIGRDASTLDKGPADAQGMQDLFAQQADTVRITDLQQTAWATNAGTFKLSGLSMNVSKGKKECF from the coding sequence ATGACCGGTTCCCCCCATTTATCCGACTCATCCGACGAGCGCAGTGGCTCCGGCCGCGTTCGCTGGCGGCGGTTCGCCGCCTTGACCGTCCCCGCCGTCGCCGTGACCGCCGGCCTGGGCATCGCCCTCGCGCAGGGCGTGCTGGCCGCCTCTTTCGCCGTGTCGGGCCAGCAGTTCAAGGTCTCGGCGAGCAGCCTGGAGGGCGAGGGCTTCGCCCAGTACGGCAGCGTCGACGTCAACGCCCGCGAGGAACTGATCCCGGTGGCCGTCACCGCCATCCGGGAGGCCAGGCTCCACAACCTCTGCCAGTCCGTGGTCACCACGCTCCCGGTGGTAGGCGACATCTCGCTCAACCTCACCGCCGGCCGCAAGGCCCCGGTGGAGGCGAGCAACCTGTTCGTCGACGCGACCCAGCTCGCCGGCGACGCCGTCTTCAGCAACATCGAGATCGGGCGGGACGCCTCCACCCTCGACAAGGGGCCGGCCGACGCGCAGGGAATGCAGGACCTCTTCGCCCAGCAGGCCGACACGGTCCGCATCACCGATCTGCAGCAGACGGCGTGGGCGACCAACGCCGGCACCTTCAAGCTCTCCGGGCTCAGCATGAACGTCAGCAAGGGCAAGAAGGAATGCTTCTGA
- a CDS encoding isochorismatase family protein produces MPVTTLDAGTALVLIDLQNATVGAPCVPHSGPDVVARTALLAGAFRDHGATVVLVRVTRAEDHADGTPGRKDTPNYTGPMPTGWDEIVEDLRGHSGDILVTKRNWGAFYGTDLDLQLRRRGITQVVLAGIATSIGVESTARNAHELGYHVTLATDAMADMDPEAHRNSIERIFPMLGECGTSDEIIELLAKSADAP; encoded by the coding sequence GTGCCGGTCACCACGCTCGACGCGGGAACTGCTCTCGTACTCATCGACCTGCAGAATGCCACGGTCGGTGCCCCCTGTGTACCACACAGTGGCCCCGATGTCGTGGCTCGTACGGCCTTACTCGCGGGCGCATTCCGCGACCACGGTGCCACGGTCGTCCTGGTCCGCGTCACCCGGGCCGAGGACCACGCGGACGGTACGCCCGGCCGCAAGGACACACCGAACTACACGGGCCCCATGCCGACCGGGTGGGATGAGATCGTCGAGGACCTTCGCGGTCACTCCGGCGACATCCTGGTCACGAAGCGCAACTGGGGTGCGTTCTACGGCACCGATCTCGACCTGCAACTGCGCCGCCGTGGTATCACCCAGGTCGTGCTTGCCGGCATTGCCACGAGCATCGGTGTGGAGTCCACCGCGCGCAACGCGCACGAACTCGGCTACCACGTCACGCTCGCCACCGACGCGATGGCGGACATGGATCCGGAGGCGCATCGCAACAGCATCGAGCGGATCTTCCCGATGCTCGGAGAGTGTGGCACTTCCGATGAGATCATCGAACTGCTGGCCAAGAGCGCTGATGCGCCCTAG
- a CDS encoding DUF2087 domain-containing protein, producing MSESTDHPRPSTPRRERRDVGDLFSGGRLVAVPRKAARRGQLLVHLAETLFTVDREYTEPEVNDALRTVHEDCSALRRYLITSGLLTRTRDGRSYRRSTTTR from the coding sequence ATGTCTGAGAGCACCGATCATCCCCGTCCGTCCACCCCGCGCAGAGAGCGACGGGACGTCGGCGACCTCTTCTCGGGCGGGCGGCTCGTCGCCGTCCCGCGCAAGGCCGCCCGGCGCGGGCAGCTGCTCGTCCACCTCGCGGAGACCCTCTTCACGGTGGACCGGGAGTACACGGAGCCCGAGGTGAACGACGCGCTGCGCACCGTGCACGAGGACTGCTCGGCGCTGCGGCGGTATCTGATCACCTCGGGCCTGCTGACGCGGACCCGTGACGGACGCAGCTACCGGCGGTCCACGACCACCCGGTAG
- a CDS encoding class I SAM-dependent methyltransferase: MSNSSEGQQRGTSFGSNAAAYAEHRPDYPGEAIGWALAPVADREQLKVLDLGAGTGQLTRGLLALGATVFAVEPDERMRAELLRSHPEVGAFPGTAEDIPLPDASVDAVLAGNAFHWFNQERAFPEIARVLRPGGVVAALWNDDDARVDWIAGLAQIFGWENTTSPFDRVRPHALFTDLEHADFRHGQRSTTESLVARMGTLSPVLALPEQERVELLGRIRQHLNDHPDTEKGEFDLPIVTSVTRAELRGARE, translated from the coding sequence ATGAGTAATTCGAGCGAGGGACAGCAGCGGGGGACGTCGTTCGGGTCGAATGCGGCTGCGTACGCCGAGCATCGGCCGGACTACCCGGGAGAGGCCATCGGATGGGCGCTCGCTCCGGTAGCGGACCGGGAGCAGCTGAAGGTCCTCGATCTGGGGGCGGGGACCGGGCAGTTGACCAGGGGGCTACTGGCCCTGGGGGCGACAGTGTTCGCTGTGGAACCCGATGAGCGCATGCGGGCCGAGTTGCTCCGCAGTCACCCCGAGGTCGGGGCCTTTCCCGGAACGGCGGAGGACATCCCGCTGCCTGACGCGTCGGTCGATGCGGTCCTGGCCGGCAACGCCTTCCACTGGTTCAACCAGGAGCGGGCCTTTCCGGAGATCGCGAGGGTGCTACGACCGGGCGGGGTAGTCGCCGCGCTGTGGAACGACGATGATGCGCGCGTTGACTGGATCGCCGGCTTGGCTCAGATCTTCGGCTGGGAGAACACGACGTCGCCGTTCGACCGCGTGCGGCCGCACGCGCTGTTCACCGACCTGGAGCACGCCGATTTCCGGCACGGCCAGCGCAGCACCACCGAATCACTGGTCGCGCGCATGGGAACCCTGTCTCCTGTCCTGGCGTTGCCGGAACAGGAACGCGTCGAACTGCTGGGTCGGATTCGCCAGCACTTGAACGACCACCCGGATACCGAGAAGGGTGAATTCGATCTGCCGATCGTCACCTCGGTGACCCGGGCGGAGCTGCGCGGAGCGCGCGAGTAG